One genomic region from Salvelinus fontinalis isolate EN_2023a chromosome 18, ASM2944872v1, whole genome shotgun sequence encodes:
- the LOC129815579 gene encoding rootletin-like isoform X1, translating to MSDTENYSSDSKLESVIQRVEESVLSEEKRLTVRGASPENPTMCLPARVREIVTKNLNESSPGAMFSVMSVQEENRVLQVELGRMEDLLAHSKADRDELAIKYSAISERLEHALCLETGDGEHDSPESRSLAQQNVDLRRRLDEEQAAYKRKLTAYQEGQQRQAQLVQKLQAKNTQMNTKQVLQYKKRCGDLEQTLVEKSSELEQHRLSGRCDMSSNSHHGEEVDPCGDLENALIRLEEEQQRSSSLSAVNAMLREQLEQAGLANEALSQDIRRLTADWSKSREELEQRESDWRREEESFHSYFSSEHSRLLSLWRQVVGFCRQVSELKSVTERDLSDMRNELVQTSHSIQSSCSGLSSTMRNREGGAALALKREVALRGQLELQLRERVAEMMSLQTRTDVERAELNARLSDAVQEWERLKGQTEDRDREMASLTRRLEEQNGNDETDMQVMRAHTETLLDTLRDIAQTVLSDGDSSSEADQENTGAPLLALLRGSSPHRSLSPQRSTSPRRYSSLAPVPEASLSALRSVVNSRHLQLQEVRGCLSSAHSSLQTLRRQLAEAESAKREAEQRSRTLQGERDGVQIEKDTTQRERDRLKQDRDTLASEKMTVEKADQTALIKAQILQMNCEKLQQAVTSAQRERDHEREEKEAVLQERDRAKAETERVQKQWEQSESRASVQRGELSVVRETHHQAEVEKQLLEGEKDQLTEALTRAESSNAELSLLVNKLHSEEAALQDSLAKMGSMNEGLAQDKSDLNSIICQLEEEKAHLQAQKREAEQEKLTIRDELVRVEQDRLELDTARLALHQSLQESELSRVGMEAELQSLRADRVKLQDKVTQLCGEVSSLGAELCMARGEEQRQGVALEEVGRGRVELARERAGLVVQLTASERENTNLTEELAAFRSEREALETSLFEVQQQLVQLESGREQLETEIQSLRLRCETTTAELRRVRADGENALAQSEREKEALSRALSSTQQESQQALCTAITDHQEEAERLTAEKEALRHSLESEQEGALRRVRQEAEEQLLRAERDREDLRDEMRSLQHHRDQSLLQAETEKQQMLSQKEAEKAVLSERVSILLAELGTAALELDRLAREAAHYKDQERASVGALTIELLELRSQLEDADSVHDRELHRLQENCTDLQTHTDIALKELEECRASLSASEESRDQVRRDMLEMERRLNQTRDTGEGYRRDGVELRRTLGDVTKERDTLSLSNAQLRETLRSADTERISVKRQCEEKEQRLAVLEESLSSAQREVAELRSCLREVEGSRLEARRELQELRRQVKVLDGEKELKGNEVAELQTRLSLEEQREEERGRAMFSLKQKLVEADTARTTIKKELSILQRCLTESESGCRGCERELTAQLQEARGCEKKLQDEARNLSLRAQTAQDSLALSSLQLSEAQGRLAATEAELARSEAGRRGLEFRLGSLHSALTRTLGIGVGGRSSASWGRSPRGSSPAASHSSITRHRSLSPLRCSLSPPKDFGGSTPDNTLGCSRPISPERGDTPLPMPLPELDPETLRCGLRDFLQELRDSRRDRDEARCQLGALQSELEEMTGERDSAQNHLSQLHNTLQECQEGKRGVDGRLSSTQAMLQQQEETVRRGERERRALTDRVKILERALQTAETERKHTQDQLSKQRAGEMRLEAERRRLQEALEAAEARGTRVELGRRSLEGELHRLKLSLGDREAESQATQERHDLLLKQVAEGESRVTSLQREVDRLSQALSKVHEGEACLREKTQNLSQSLQEAMAAHSTTQGRLVALQKTLGLAEQDRRHLQERVDGARASLAEGKRGMVALTERVQSLQTELTQSELRRGELEAELAHTQEALRQRSTSLTEAQHSAQSAQAERATAEERLRGLQRAVAVLETEKKDAERQAVRLEKDKNALRNTLDKVEHQKLKTEEGSMRLSAEKGRLDRSLTTAEQELQNAQRQIALLQAQLAEMEQSHSESESSVLQRDEVLREAEKLRVAHRGSERILAARDRAHRHRVKGLEEQVSTLKEQLQQEMSRRQPSLPTLISGGN from the exons CTAGAGCATGCGCTCTGCCTGGAGACGGGTGACGGGGAGCACGATTCACCAGAGTCTCGCAGCTTGGCTCAGCAGAATGTGGACCTGCGCCGACGTCTGGATGAGGAGCAGGCGGCCTACAAGCGTAAACTCACAGCCTACCAGGAGGGCCAGCAGAGACAGGCTCAGCTGGTGCAGAAGCTGCAGGCCAAG AACACACAAATGAACACAAAACAg GTCCTGCAGTACAAGAAGAGGTGTGGAGACCTGGAGCAGACTCTAGTGGAGAAGTCCTCGGAGCTGGAGCAGCACAGACTGAGT GGTCGTTGTGATATGTCCAGCAACAGTCACCATGGAGAAGAGGTGGATCCATGCGGCGACCTGGAAAATGCTCTGATTCGGTTGGAGGAGGAGCAGCAAAG GAGCAGCAGTCTGTCTGCAGTGAACGCCATGCTGAGAGAGCAGTTGGAGCAGGCAGGACTGGCCAATGAGGCACTCAGCCAGGACATACGCAGGCTCACTGCTGATTGGTCCAAATCCAGGGAGGAGCTGGAGCAGAGGGAGTCTgattggaggagggaggaggag TCTTTCCACAGTTATTTCAGCAGTGAGCACAGTCGTCTATTGTCCCTATGGCGACAGGTGGTGGGCTTCTGTAGGCAGGTGTCTGAGCTGAAGAGCGTTACAGAGAG AGACCTGTCTGACATGCGTAACGAGCTGGTACAGACCTCCCACTCTATCCAGTCATCCTGCTCCGGCCTGTCCTCCACGATGCGCAACCGGGAGGGAGGGGCGGCCCTGGCTCTGAAGCGGGAGGTAGCACTGCGGGGGCAGCTGGAGCTGCAGCTCAGAGAACGGGTGGCCGAGATGATGAGCCTGCAGACCAGGACAGACGTAGAGAGGGCCGAGCTCAACGCCAG actgTCAGATGCAGTGCAAGAGTGGGAGAGGCTGAAGGGGCAgactgaggacagagacagagaaatggCCTCTCTGACCAGGAGACTGGAG GAGCAGAATGGTAACGATGAGACAGACATGCAGGTGATGAGAGCTCATACTGAAACACTGCTGGACACACTGAGAGACATTGCACAG ACTGTCCTGTCTGATGGGGACTCATCATCAGAGGCAGACCAGGAGAACACCGGAGCTCCTCTATTGGCTCTGCTCCGTGGCTCCTCCCCTCACCGCTCCTTGTCACCACAGCGATCCACCTCTCCCAGACGCTACTCCTCGTTGGCACCCGTCCCAGAAGCCAGCCTGTCTGCCCTGCGCTCTGTTGTCAACAGCAGACATCTCCAGCTGCAG GAGGTCCGGGGGTGTCTGTCCTCTGCCCATTCATCATTGCAGACACTGCGCAGACAGCTCGCAGAGGCGGAGTCAGCCAAGCGAGAGGCAGAGCAGCGCAGTCGGACcctgcagggagagagggatggagttcAGATAGAAAAAGAcaccacgcagagagagagagaccgtctgaAACAAGACAGAGACACACTGGCTAG TGAGAAGATGACTGTAGAGAAGGCAGACCAGACAGCTCTGATCAAGGCCCAGATCCTGCAAATGAACTGTGAAAAGCTTCAGCAGGCCGTGACGtcggcccagagagagagggatcacgagagagaggagaaggaggccgTACTGCAGGAGAGAGACCGAGCCAAGGCTGAGACCGaacgagt TCAGAAGCAGTGGGAGCAGAGTGAGAGCCGGGCGTCTGTCCAGCGAGGGGAGCTGTCTGTAGTGAGAGAGACCCACCACCAGGCAGAGGTAGAGAAGCAGCTGCTGGAGGGGGAGAAGGACCAGCTCACTGAGGCTCTGACCCGg GCTGAGAGCAGTAATGCAGAGCTCTCTCTGCTGGTCAATAAGCTTCACTCTGAGGAGGCTGCCCTCCAAGACTCTCTGGCCAAGATGGGCAGCATGAACGAGGGCCTGGCCCAGGACAAgtctgacctcaactccatcatcTGCCAG ctggaggaggagaaggcCCATCTGCAGGCCCAGAAGCGTGAGGCGGAGCAGGAGAAGCTGACCATCAGAGATGAGCTGGTCCGAgtggagcaggacagactagagctgGACACCGCCCGCCTCGCACTCCACCAATCACTGCAAGAGTCCGAGCTGAGCAGGGTGGGAATGGAGGCGGAGCTTCAGAGTCTCCGGGCAGATAGAGTGAAGCTGCAGGACAAAGTCACTCAG TTGTGTGGCGAGGTGAGCTCTCTGGGGGCGGAGTTGTGCATGGCCCGGggtgaggaacagagacagggcgTGGCCCTGGAGGAAGTAGGGCGGGGCAGGGTGGAGCTGGCTAGAGAGAGGGCGGGGCTGGTGGTCCAGCTGACtgcgtcagagagagagaacaccaaccTGACTGAGGAGCTGGCCGCATTCAG GTCGGAGCGGGAGGCCCTGGAGACCAGCCTGTTTGAGGTGCAGCAACAGCTGGTGCAGCTGGAGTCTGGCAGAGAGCAGCTGGAGACAGAgatccagagcctgcggctgcgCTGTGAGACAACCACTg CGGAGCTGAGGCGTGTGCGTGCTGACGGGGAGAATGCACTGGCACAGAGTGAGCGGGAGAAAGAGGCTCTGAGCCGGGCCCTGAGCAGCACCCAGCAGGAGTCCCAGCAGGCCCTATGCACCGCCAtcactgaccaccaggaggaggcagagagactgACCGCTGAGAAG GAGGCCCTGCGTCACAGTCTGGAGTCTGAACAGGAGGGGGCACTACGACGAGTCAGACAGGAGGCCGAAGAGCAGCTCCTCAGAGCCGAGAGAGACCGGGAAGACCTGAGAGATGAAATGAGGAGTCTGCAGCACCACAGAGACCAGAGTCTgctacaggcagagacagagaaacaacaG ATGCTGTCCCAGAAGGAAGCAGAGAAGGCTGTGCTGTCTGAGAGAGTGTCCATCCTGCTAGCAGAGCTGGGTACTGCAGCCCTGGAGCTGGACAGACTAGCCAGGGAGGCAGCTCATTACAAAGACCAGGAGAGG GCCTCAGTGGGAGCTCTGACCATTGAGTTACTGGAGCTTCGCTCTCAGCTGGAGGACGCTGACAGTGTTCATGATCGGGAGCTACACAGGCTGCAGGAGAACTGCACTGacctacagacacacactgacattGCACTCAAAGAG TTGGAGGAGTGCAGAGCTTCTCTCTCAGCCAGTGAGGAGAGCCGAGACCAGGTGAGGCGGGACATGCTGGAGATGGAAAGGCGCCTCAACCAAACCCGGGACACTGGAGAGGGGTACAGAAGGGACGGGGTGGAGCTACGGCGCACCCTCGGTGATGTCACCAAGGAAAGAGACACTCTCAGCCTATCAAATGCCCAGCTGAGAGAGACACTGAGAAGTGCAGATACTGAAAGAATCAG tgtaaagCGTCAATGTGAGGAGAAGGAGCAGCGGCTGGCTGTTCTGGAGGAGAGCCTGTCGTCTGCCCAGAGAGAGGTGGCAGAACTCCGCAGCTGTTTGAGAGAGGTCGAGGGGTCAAGACTGGAGGCCCGGAGAGAGCTGCAGGAGCTACGCAGACAG GTGAAGGTGCTTGATGGAGAGAAGGAACTGAAAGGGAATGAGGTGGCTGAGCTGCAGACGCGTCTCtccctggaggagcagagagaggaggagagagggagggcgatgtTCTCTCTCAAACAGAAGCTGGTCGAGGCTGACACAGCCAGGACCACAATCAAAAAAGAG ctGTCCATCCTCCAGAGGTGTCtgacagagtcagagtcaggcTGTCGGGGTTGTGAGAGGGAGCTGACGGCCCAGCTGCAGGAGGCCCGGGGCTGTGAGAAGAAGCTCCAGGATGAGGCCAGGAACCTGTCCCTGCGGGCCCAGACAGCCCAGGACTCCCTCGCCCTGTCTAGCCTGCAGCTCAGCGAGGCCCAGGGCCGCCTGGCAGCCACCGAGGCAGAGCTGGCCCGGTCCGAGGCCGGACGCAGGGGGCTGGAGTTCCGCCTGGGCAGCCTGCATTCAGCGCTGACCCGTACACTGGGCATCGGAGTGGGGGGCCGGAGCAGTGCCAGCTGGGGCAGGAGCCCCAGGGGGAGCTCCCCAGCAGCATCCCACAGCAGCATCACACGTCACCGTAGCCTCTCGCCCCTACGCTGCTCACTGTCGCCCCCCAAAG ATTTTGGAGGTTCGACCCCTGACAACACGTTGGGCTGCTCCAGGCCGATCTCCCCAGAACGGGGTGACACCCCCCTCCCCATGCCCCTGCCTGAGCTGGACCCTGAGACGCTGCGCTGTGGCCTTCGAGACTTCCTCCAGGAGCTCCGAGACTCTCGGAGAGACAGG GACGAGGCTCGCTGCCAGTTGGGGGCGCTACAGAGTGAGCTGGAGGAGATGACGGGGGAGAGAGACTCCGCCCAGAACCACCTTTCTCAGCTACACAACACACTACAGGAGTGCCAGGAGG GTAAGCGTGGTGTTGACGGGCGTCTGAGCTCCACCCAGGCTATGCTTCAGCAGCAGGAGGAGacggtgaggaggggagagagggagaggagggcccTCACTGACAGAGTCAAGATTCTGGAGAGAGCCCTGCAGACTGCAGAGACGGAgaggaaacacacacag gaCCAGTTGAGTAAGCAGCGTGCGGGAGAGATGCGTCTGGAGGCTGAGCGGAGGCGACTGCAGGAGGCCCTGGAGGCTGCCGAGGCCCGGGGGaccagggtggagctggggagacGCAGCCTGGAGGGGGAGCTGCATAGACTCAAACTGAGCCTCGGGGACAGGGAGGCTGAGAGCCAGGCCACCCAGGAGCGCCATGACCTACTACTCAAACAG GTGGCGGAGGGGGAGAGCCGTGTGACGTCGCTCCAGAGAGAGGTGGACAGGCTGAGCCAAGCTCTGTCTAAAGTCCATGAAGGAGAGGCCTGTCTCAGAGAGAAGACCCAGAACCTTTCACAGAGCCTCCAGGAGGCCATGGCTGCCCACAGCACCACCCAGGGGCGCCTGGTCGCACTGCAGAAGACCCTGGGGCTGGCCGAGCAGGACCGCAGGCATCTACAG GAACGAGTGGATGGAGCGCGGGCCTCCCTGGCGGAGGGGAAGAGAGGCATGGTGGCCCTCACTGAGCGAGTGCAGAGCCTTCAGACTGAGCTGACCCAGAGCGAGCTGAGACGAGGAGAGCTGGAGGCAGAGCTGGCCCACACACaggag GCCCTGCGTCAACGGTCCACAAGTCTGACAGAGGCCCAGCACAGTGCCCAGTCTGCCCAGGCAGAGAGAGCGACTGCAGAGGAGAGGCTGCGGGGGCTGCAGAGGGCCGTGGCCGTGCTGGAGACCGAGAAGAAAGATGCGGAGAGACAGGCTGTCCGTCTGGAGAAGGACAAAAATGCATTGAGAAATACACTGGACAAG GTGGAGCATCAGAAGCTGAAGACTGAGGAGGGTAGCATGCGTCTGTCTGCAGAGAAGGGCCGCCTGGATCGCTCCCTCACCACCGCCGAGCAGGAGCTGCAGAACGCACAGAGACAGATAGCACTGCTACAG gCCCAGCTGGCTGAGATGGAGCAGTCCCACAGTGAGAGTGAGAGCTCTGTCCTCCAGCGTGACGAGGTGCTGCGTGAGGCGGAGAAGCTGAGGGTCGCCCACAGGGGGTCAGAAAGGATTCTGGCTGCCCGGGACAGAGCCCACCGCCACCGGGTCAAAGGCCTGGAGGAGCAG GTGTCCACTCTGAAGGAGCAGCTACAGCAGGAGATGAGTCGTAGACAGCCCTCTCTACCCACCCTCATATCTGGGGGGAACTGA